The following DNA comes from Microcella sp..
GAGGCGGCGCACGCGCGAGAGGTGCACACGCGTGCTGGCGATCGCGGCGGCGAGGTAGGGGCTGCTGCTCAGGCTCGCGTCGAGTGCGGCGTCGAACTCGGCGACGAGGGCGTAGTAGCCGTGGCGCTGCGGGTCGTCCGCCGCGAGCTCTGCGGTATCGACCTGCGCGAACTGCTCAGCGAGTTCGGCGAATCGTGCGCTCGCCTCGTGGTCGGCGCTCGCATGGCGGGCGGCGAGGCGCGCGGCCTGCTCGTCGAGGGCGGTGCGCAACTCGAACAGTGCCCTCGCATCGTCGGGCTCGATGTGACTCACGAGCAGCGTTCTCGGGCCGCGCTCGGTCGCCAGGCCAGCGGCGATGAGCCGCGCGAAGGCTTCGCGCACCGGAGTGCGGCTGACCCCGAGCCTGCTCGCCTGCTCGACCTCCGTCAGCGGAGCGCCCGGCGGCAGCTCGCCCTCGATGATCGACGCCCTGAGGGCATCGAAAGCACGGTCGGCCGCATTGCTCATACCTCTAATGTATACATTGAGTAGTGCTTTGGCCAGACCGCACCGGATTCACGCGATTTGCGTATACACCAGCACCCTTCCTCGCCCTCCTCCTCCCAGGTGGGCGGCCGCTCCATCCCGATGTCAGCACCCTCGCCGTCGGCGTCGAGGTCGTCGTACTTCGCTGGTTCGCGGAGCAACTGCAGGTGCTCGACGAGTGCGGCGAGAGCGCCGATCACGCGGGGGCTGAGTCGGTAGATGCGGTGATTCATGTCGACGCGAGTGGTCACGAGCCCCGCTCTCGCCAGGCGGGTGAGGTGCTTCGAGATGGCCTCACGACCGACGCCGCGCTCGAACTGAACCGCATCGGCAAGCTGCCCAGAGGTGTGCTCGCCGCTCGCTAGCACTTCGATGAGTCGCCACCGCAACGGATGAGCCAGAAGGAAGAGAGTTTCCATTGACGCAGTGTGCCTGCCGCGGCATGTGCCGCGAGAGGCACACTGCCTGAGCGGGGATACCGGTGCCGGGCGACTGGCTGAGGAGGGAGCTTGGTGCGGAGGAGCGCTCAGCGGTAGCGGCGCCCCTCGTCGCGCCGATAGAGCCAGAGGGCGAGCGCCGCGGTGACGAGGGTCCAAGCGAGGGCGCCGGCGAGCATCCACAGTTCAGGGGTCGTTCCCTCTACGGCCGCAAGGGTCAGCTCGCGCGCGTGCCGCGACGGGAAGAACCGCGAGAGCAGCTCGAGCCACTCGGGGAAGAACTGCGGCGGGAAGAACAGCCCGCCGCCGAACGCGAAGCCGAACATGCCGACCTG
Coding sequences within:
- a CDS encoding GntR family transcriptional regulator, translating into MSNAADRAFDALRASIIEGELPPGAPLTEVEQASRLGVSRTPVREAFARLIAAGLATERGPRTLLVSHIEPDDARALFELRTALDEQAARLAARHASADHEASARFAELAEQFAQVDTAELAADDPQRHGYYALVAEFDAALDASLSSSPYLAAAIASTRVHLSRVRRLARDDDERLARSAAEHGAIARAIADGDPERAAAATRLHLYEALTSIRRHLQEKP
- a CDS encoding ArsR/SmtB family transcription factor — protein: METLFLLAHPLRWRLIEVLASGEHTSGQLADAVQFERGVGREAISKHLTRLARAGLVTTRVDMNHRIYRLSPRVIGALAALVEHLQLLREPAKYDDLDADGEGADIGMERPPTWEEEGEEGCWCIRKSRESGAVWPKHYSMYTLEV